In Nocardia sp. NBC_01327, the genomic stretch GCGCCCTGGAAGAGCTTCTTCAGGGGCACCTCGAGCTTCTTGCCGGTGCGGGTGTGCGGAATGCCTGGGGCGGAAATGATTTCGTCGGGAACGTGGCGCGGTGAGACCTCGGCGCGGATGGCGCTGTTGATGCGCTGCTTCACCTCATCGGTGAGTTCTACGCCGGGTGCGGGCACGACGAACAGCGGCATCCAGTAGCGGCCCTCGGGGAGTTCGACGCCGAGCACCAGGGCCTCGGCGACTTCGGGGAGGGCCTCCACGGCCTGGTAGATATCGGCGCTGCCCATGCGGATGCCGTGCCGGTTCAGCGTGGAATCGGAGCGGCCGTGCACGGTGATGCTGCCGTGGTCGTTGAGGGTGATCCAGTCCCCGTGCCGCCAGACGCCGGGGAACATATCGAAATAGGCGTCGTGGTAACGGGATCCGTCCGGATCGTCCCAGAAACTGACGGGCATGGAGGGCATGGGTTTGGTGATGACGAGTTCGCCCACCTCGCCGCGGACGGGGTGGCCGGTCTCGTCCCAGGCGTCCAGCGCCACGCCGAGGTAGGGCGCGGAGAGCTCGCCGGGCCAGACGGGGACGGTGCGGACGCCACCGATGAAGGCCGAGACCACGTCGGTGCCGCCGCTGATGGAGGCGACCGGAATGTGCTCACCCACATTGTCGCGCAACCAGAGTGAGGACGACGGGGGCAGGGACGAGCCGGTGATGCCGATCAGCCGCAGCGCCGACAGATCATGGTCGCGACGCGGTACCGCACCCGCCTTGATGCAGCCGAGTACGTAACCGGGGCTGGTGCCGACCACCGTGGCTCCGACACGGGCGGCAATGGCCCACAGCGCATCCGGAGTCGGCGCGGACGGACTGCCGTCGTAGGTGACGATGGTCGCGCCGGTCAGCAGGCCCGCGACCTGGAAGTTCCACATCATCCAGCTGGGGCTGGTGTACCAGAGGAAGGTGTCGTCCCGGCCGATATCGGATTGCAGGCCAACGGATTTGAGGTGCTCCAGCAGCACTCCCCCGTGCCCGTGCACAATGCCCTTGGGCTTGCCCGTGGTGCCGGAGGAGTACAGCACCCAGAGCGGATGCTCGAAATCGACAGGAACGGTCCGGATTTCGGTGACGTGCTCATCGGGCTGCACGCTGTCCCAGGCGATGACATCCGGCAGCGAACCGCCCAGGCGTGAAACCAGCACTGTCGCAACCAGGCTCGGGAGTCCGGTGCGCAATGCCTCGATATCGGCGGTCTTATCGTGCACCTTGCCGCCGAAACGATAGCCGTCGGCGGTGACCAGAACCTTCGGCTCCAATTGGCCGAGGCGATCGAGGGCCGCCTGTGCGGAATAGTCCTGACCGCAGGCACTCCAGACGGCGCCGAGGCTCGCGGTGGCCAGGAAGGCGATCACGGCCTGCGGAATATTCGGAAGGTATCCGGCGACTCGATCGCCGGGTCCGACCCCCAGACCTCGCAGGGTGTCCGCGAAAGCCGCAGCGGTGCCGATGAGTTCGGCCCAGGAGATCTCCTCGATGCTGCCGTCCTCGTCCACGCCGAGGATGGCGGGCCGATCGGTGCGGGCCTGGCGGGAGATCTGGTCCACATAGTTCAACCGGACGGCGGGAAACCACTTCGTGCCGGGCATCTCGGTCGAGTAGAGCACCTCACCGGAGCGCTCGCCCAGCTCGAAGTAGTCCCAGACCGCGCCCCAGAAGCTCGCCAGATTGTCCACGGACCACTGCCAGAGCGACTGGTAATCCGGTACGGACTCCCCCGTGCGCTTGGCCACGAACTCCGCGAAATCGGTGATCCGCGCCCCGGCGATATCCGCCTCGGTCGGCACCCACTGTGGTTCCACCGCACTACCTCCTACGACGCGAATCCCGTGCTGCCGGCGATCTGCGCCCGCGTCACGATCCGCTCGGCATGCCGGATGACCGGCATGTCCACCATCCTGCCCTCGAAGGTGAAGACACCCCGATGGTTCGGCACCTCCGCCAAAAGTCTTTGCGCCCAGTCGACTTCCTTCGCCACCGGAGCGTAGGCCCTCCGGATCACCGGTACCTGACTCGGATGGATCGCCACCTTGGCATCGAAGCCGATGGATACCGCATCCAGCGATTCTTCCGCCAGGCCTTCCAGATCGGCGATATTCAGGAACACCGAATCGAGCGCGAACTTGCCGTACGCCTTGGCGGCCAGCAGGGACTGCGATCGCACATGCAGCGCCACATCCCGATAGCCGCCGTCGGCGTGCCGGCTCGAATTGCCGCCGAGCGCCGCCACCAGATCTTCCGCACCCCACATGACGCCGATGGCATTGCGCACCATGACCGCCCGTCCGACCGCCATGGCGCCGAGCGGTGATTCGATGAGCGCGATCACCTCATAGTCGGCCATTCGCGTAATCTGTTCGGCCGATTCACATTTGGGCAGCATGAGCCGCCGGTATTCCGTGCGCAGCAGCGCGTCCAGATCGAGCATGTGCTCGACGGTGCCCGCCGCGTTCACCCGGATCACGGTGCGCTCCGGATCCTGCGGATGGGCGATGAGCGCCTCGCGGGCGGCGGCCTTATCCGCCTCCGCCACACCGTCTTCCAGGTCGATGATCACCACATCGGCTGCGGTGGCCGCCTTTTCGAAACGCTCCGGGCGATCCGCGGGGCAGAACAGCCACGCCGGTCCGGGCATATCCCAGCTCATGCCTGCTCCGCCGGTGGACCGTCGATGGGCCGCTTGCGCACCAGGGTCTTGCGGACGGCGGTCGCCACCACATCCCCGTGCTGATTGCGGCCGGTGTGCGCGAACGTCACAATGCCCTCCCCGGGGCGGCTCTTGGATTCCCGGAGATCGGTGATCACCGTCTCCGCGTACAGCGTGTCCCCGTGGAAAAGCGGTTTGGGAAAGGCGATTTCGGAGAAGCCGAGATTGCCCACGATGGTGCCCTGCGTCAATTGCGCGACCGACAACCCGACCAGCGTGGAGAGCGTGAACATGGAGTTCACCAGCCGCTGATGGAACGGCGCCTGCGTCTGTGCGAACGCCGCGTCCAGATGCATGGCCTGGGTATTCATGGTGAGCGTCGTGAACAGCACGTTATCGGCTTCGGTAATGGTGCGGCCGGGCCGGTGCTCGTACACGACCCCGGTCTCGAACTCCTCGAACCAGAGGCCGCGCTGGACAACCCGGCGGACCTGCCGGGTGGCGGCGCCGTCAGGCACGGGCTCAGTGGTCACAGGCCCAATTCCCGCCCGATAAGCATCAACTGCACCTCCGTGGTGCCCTCGCCGATCTCCAGGATCTTGCTGTCGCGATAGTGCCGCGCCACAGCATATTCGTTCATGAAGCCATAACCGCCGAAAATCTGGGTGGCGTCCCGAGCATTGTCCATCGCGGCCTCGCTGGCGACCAGTTTGGCGATCGAGGCCTGCTTCTTGAACGGTTTGCCGGAGAGCATGAGCGCCGCCGCGTCGTAGTAGGCGGTGCGGGCCATATGCGCGCGCACCTCCATGCGGGCGATCTTGAAGGCAATGGCCTGATTGCTGCCGATGGGACGGCCGAAGGCCTCGCGGTCCTTGGCATACCGGACGCTCTCGTCCACACAGCCCTGCGCCGCACCGACCGACAGGGCGGCGATGGCAATGCGGCCCTCGTCGAGAATGCGCAGGAAGTTGGCATAGCCGCGACCGCGTTCGCCGAGCAGGTTCTCGCTCGGCACCCGCACATCGGTGAAGCTCAGCGGATGGGTGTCCGAGGCATTCCAGCCGACCTTGTTGTAGGCGGGCTCGGCCACGAAACCGGGGGTGTCGGCGGGCACGATGATCGTCGAGATCTCCTTCTTGCCGTCGGCCTGCCCGGTCACGGCGGTGACGGTCACCAGGCGGGTGATATCGGTGCCGGAGTTGGTGATGAACTGCTTGCTGCCGTTGATGATCCAGCTGTCGCCGTCCTGCACGGCGGTGGTGCGGGTGCCGCCCGCATCGCTGCCCGCGCCGGGTTCGGTGAGGCCGAAGGCGCCCAGGGCGCGACCGCTCGCGAGCAGCGGCAGCCACTCCTGCTTCTGCTTGTCATTGCCGAAGCGGTAGATCGGCATGGCGCCCAGGGAGACTCCGGCCTCCAGGGTGATGGCCACACTCTGATCGATCTTGCCGAGCTCCTCGAGGGCGAGGCACAGCGCGAAGTAATCCCCGCCCATACCGCCGAACTCCTCCGGGAACGGCAGGCCGAACAGGCCCATATCCGCCATGCCCGCGATCACCTCGTACGGGAAGCTGTGTTCGGCATCGTGTTTGGCGGCGACCGGCGCCACCACCTGATTGGCGAAATCGCGGACGGTGAGCGCCAGTTCGCGGTACTCGTCCGGCAGGGTTCCGGTGGACAGGAAGTCGGTCATGACGCGTTGCTCTCCTGGGAATCAGCGGTAATGATGCGGGCCAGCAGCTGTTCCAGCTTGACCTGGGCACCGGGTTCGACGAGTAATTCGACACGACCCGCGATGGGGGCGGTGAGCGTGTGCTCCATTTTCATGGCCTCCACGATCACGATCGGGGTACCGGCGGCCACCTCGGCGCCGGAGAGTGCGGGCACCGCGATGACGGAACCCGGCATGGGACTGGTGATTTCGGCATCACCCACATGTTCGCCGCCGCCGCGAATATCGGCGTCGGCGACCTCGCGGAGCTGGGCGACGCCGGTGGTATCGGCGACCCAGAGCTGACCGGCGGCGGCGGCGACGCGATAGCGGCTGCGCAGACCGGCCAGGGTGACGGTCAGCCCCTGGTCATCGGCTTCGGCTGTGAGCGAAGACTTTTCACCGTCGTCCAGTCGAACCGAACCCTGCTCAGGGGTTCCGGACAGCGCCACGTGCACGGTGCGGTCGCCGCCGATCAGCCGGAATACCGTGTCCGCGTGCTGCCCGACCCGCCAGCCGCTCGGTATCGTCCACGGATCGTTCGCGGTGCTCGGCCACCGGCGCAGCCAGAGATCGGTGGCCGCCGCGACGAACTGCGCATCGGTGACCGGGGCGGGGAGGAAGTCGACAGCGCGACGATCCAGCAGACCGGTATCCAGGTGTCCCGCGCGCACAT encodes the following:
- a CDS encoding HpcH/HpaI aldolase/citrate lyase family protein, which translates into the protein MSWDMPGPAWLFCPADRPERFEKAATAADVVIIDLEDGVAEADKAAAREALIAHPQDPERTVIRVNAAGTVEHMLDLDALLRTEYRRLMLPKCESAEQITRMADYEVIALIESPLGAMAVGRAVMVRNAIGVMWGAEDLVAALGGNSSRHADGGYRDVALHVRSQSLLAAKAYGKFALDSVFLNIADLEGLAEESLDAVSIGFDAKVAIHPSQVPVIRRAYAPVAKEVDWAQRLLAEVPNHRGVFTFEGRMVDMPVIRHAERIVTRAQIAGSTGFAS
- a CDS encoding acyl-CoA dehydrogenase family protein — protein: MTDFLSTGTLPDEYRELALTVRDFANQVVAPVAAKHDAEHSFPYEVIAGMADMGLFGLPFPEEFGGMGGDYFALCLALEELGKIDQSVAITLEAGVSLGAMPIYRFGNDKQKQEWLPLLASGRALGAFGLTEPGAGSDAGGTRTTAVQDGDSWIINGSKQFITNSGTDITRLVTVTAVTGQADGKKEISTIIVPADTPGFVAEPAYNKVGWNASDTHPLSFTDVRVPSENLLGERGRGYANFLRILDEGRIAIAALSVGAAQGCVDESVRYAKDREAFGRPIGSNQAIAFKIARMEVRAHMARTAYYDAAALMLSGKPFKKQASIAKLVASEAAMDNARDATQIFGGYGFMNEYAVARHYRDSKILEIGEGTTEVQLMLIGRELGL
- a CDS encoding MaoC family dehydratase, giving the protein MTTEPVPDGAATRQVRRVVQRGLWFEEFETGVVYEHRPGRTITEADNVLFTTLTMNTQAMHLDAAFAQTQAPFHQRLVNSMFTLSTLVGLSVAQLTQGTIVGNLGFSEIAFPKPLFHGDTLYAETVITDLRESKSRPGEGIVTFAHTGRNQHGDVVATAVRKTLVRKRPIDGPPAEQA
- a CDS encoding acetoacetate--CoA ligase; the protein is MEPQWVPTEADIAGARITDFAEFVAKRTGESVPDYQSLWQWSVDNLASFWGAVWDYFELGERSGEVLYSTEMPGTKWFPAVRLNYVDQISRQARTDRPAILGVDEDGSIEEISWAELIGTAAAFADTLRGLGVGPGDRVAGYLPNIPQAVIAFLATASLGAVWSACGQDYSAQAALDRLGQLEPKVLVTADGYRFGGKVHDKTADIEALRTGLPSLVATVLVSRLGGSLPDVIAWDSVQPDEHVTEIRTVPVDFEHPLWVLYSSGTTGKPKGIVHGHGGVLLEHLKSVGLQSDIGRDDTFLWYTSPSWMMWNFQVAGLLTGATIVTYDGSPSAPTPDALWAIAARVGATVVGTSPGYVLGCIKAGAVPRRDHDLSALRLIGITGSSLPPSSSLWLRDNVGEHIPVASISGGTDVVSAFIGGVRTVPVWPGELSAPYLGVALDAWDETGHPVRGEVGELVITKPMPSMPVSFWDDPDGSRYHDAYFDMFPGVWRHGDWITLNDHGSITVHGRSDSTLNRHGIRMGSADIYQAVEALPEVAEALVLGVELPEGRYWMPLFVVPAPGVELTDEVKQRINSAIRAEVSPRHVPDEIISAPGIPHTRTGKKLEVPLKKLFQGADPSRVVARTAVDDPSLLDWYAQHRPPS